The region TGGGTGTCGAGGTGAAATTCAAACACTTTGAGTATCCCGTTTTGGCCAATCCGATCCAGATTCGGGAGCTGACGACGATCGAAATCAGTGACGCTGGATTGAAAGTTGGTTCAGCGGTTACTTTGATGGAAATGGAGCAAGCACTTCGCcaggaaatcgaaacaaagcCCGAACCAACGACCCGACTGTTCCGGGCCATCGTCGATATGCTGCACTGGTTCGCAGGGAAGCAGATTCGTAATGTGGCCTCGGTGGGAGGCAACATTATGACCGGTAGTCCGATTTCCGATCTTAATCCCATCTTTACGGCAGCTGCGGCTGCGCTGGAGGTGGCGAGCATTGATGGTGGTGTCCGAACGGTGCACATGGGAGAAGGTTTTTTCACCGGATATCGCCGGAACGTGATCAAACCGGAGGAAGTGCTTCTCTCGGTGTTCATTCCGCGCACCACCGCCGACCAACACTTTATTGCCCACAAGCAGGCTAAACGGCGAGACGATGATATTGCGATCGTGAATGGTGCTTTCAATGTGCGCTTCCGCCCCGGGACGGATGTGGTCGAGGAGATTCATCTGGCATTCGGTGGTATGGCACCAACCACCGTACTGGCCTCGCGTACGGCTAGTGCATTGAAAGGCCGACCGTGGGATAGCAAGCTGGTGGAGTGTTGTAACGATCTGTTGATCGAGGAGCTACCCCTCAGTGCATCTGCACCGGGCGGTATGATACTATACCGGCGATCGCTAACACTCAGCCTTTTCTTTAAAGCCTACCTGGCCATTGCACAAGCACTGGATAAAGCATCCATCAAAGGACGCACGCCGATTGCGGAACGGGAGAAGAGTGGAGCGGACACGTTTCATACACTTCCCCCGAAGAGCACGCAGCTGTTTGAAAAAGTGTCTCCCGATCAACCggccaccgatccgatccatcgCCCACAGGTTCATGCATCCGCGTACAAGCAGGCGACCGGGGAAGCAGTCTACTGTGATGATAttccaaagttttccaacGAATTGTACCTCGCCTTCGTGTACAGCGCCAAGGCACACGCGAAAATTGTATCAATCGATCCGTCGGAAGCGTTGCGCGAACCGGGAGTGCATCGGTTCTTCAGTGCGGATGATCTTACGGAGGAGCAGAACAAGGCCGGGCCCGTATTTCACGATGAGTTTGTCTTCGTCAAGGACGTAGTGACGACGCAAGGCCAAATCATCGGAGCCATCGTTGCGGACAATCAAACAATTGCACAGCGTGCGGCCCGGAAGGTTAAGGTTGCTTACGAGGACCTGCAGCCCGTGATCGTTACCATCGAGGATGCAATTGCTCGGGAATCGTTTTATCCTGGCTTTCCGCGAACGATCGCAAGAGGAGAAGACATTGAGCAAGCACTGGCGAAAGCTgacatcgtcgtcgaaggTGACTGCCGGATGGGTGGCCAGGAGCACTTTTATCTGGAAACGCAGGCCTGCCTTGCCATTCCAAAGGATACGGATGAGTTGGAAGTGATCAGTAGCACACAGCATCCCACGGAGATTCAGATGCATGTGGCGCATGCCCTCGGCATCCCAGCCTCGAAGGTAGTGTCGCGCGTGAAACGGCTTGGCGGTGGGTTCGGTGGTAAAGAATCACGTGCAGCGATCGTGGCCATACCGGTCGCACTGGCAGCGTATCGTCTCGGAAGGCCAGTTCGTTGTATGCTCGATCGAGACGAAGATATGGCCATCTCCGGGACGCGCCATCCGTTCTACTTCCACTACAAGGTAGGAGTCGGAAAAGATGGTAAACTGGTGGCGGGAGATTTCCGGTCCTACAACAATGGCGGTCACTCGATGGATCTTTCGTTTGCGGTGCTCGAACGATCACTGTTCCACATTTCAAACGCTTACCGCATACCGAACGTTCGGGTGCGTGGTTGGGTGTGCAAAACGAACCTTCCGTCAAACACCGCTTTCCGTGGATTCGGAGGACCCCAGGGAATGATGGCCGCTGAAACGATGATGCGCCATGTCGCGCGCACCCTTGGGCGTGATTATGTGGAACTGGTGGAGCTGAATCTGTACCGGGAGGGAGATGTGACGCATTACAACCAAATAGTGGAGGGCTGCAATGTGGGCAAGTGTTGGGATGAGGTACTTCATACGGCCAAATTCCAGGAACGGCGGACCCAGGTTGACCAGTTCAACAAGGAGCATCGCTGGCGTAAACGGGGAATTCACGCTGTACCGACAATGTTCGGTATTGCCTTCACCGTTTTGCATCTCAACCAGAGTGGTGCCCTGCTGCACGTGTACCAGGACGGTACCGTTCTTCTGACCCACGGTGGCACCGAAATGGGACAAGGCCTACATACTAAAATGATCCAGGTTGCAGCCACTGCTCTTGGCATACCTTTCGATCGCATTCACGTCTCGGAAACGGCAACGGATAAAGTGCCAAACACGTCGGCCACGGCGGCTAGTGCCGGTTCCGATTTGAACGGTACGGCTGTGTTGAATGCGTGCAAAACGATCGTCCAGCGTCTGGAACCATTCCGTAAGCAGTACCCGGACAAAGATTGGGACTTTTGGGTTAGCAAAGCATACTTTGGTCGCGTTTCACTGTCCGCTACCGGGTTTTACGCTACGCCTGAGCTGGGATACGATTTTGGCACCAACTCGGGCAAAGCCTTCAACTACTTTACATACGGAGCGGCCTGTTCCGAGGTGGAAATCGATTGCCTCACCGGTGACCATCAAGTGCTGCGAACGGATATCGTGATGGATTTGGGATCCAGCCTTAACCCAGCCATTGACATTGGACAGATTGAAGGCGGTTTTATGCAAGGATACGGGCTGTTCGCTTTGGAGGAGATGATTTACTCGCCCCAGGGGCAAGTGTACTCCCGTGGACCGGGCATGTACAAGTTACCCGGGTTTGCCGATATTCCTGGAGAGTTTAATGTTTCTCTGTTAACGGGAGCACCGAATCCGCGGGCAGTCTACTCCTCGAAGGCAGTCGGCGAGCCACCGCTCTTCTTGGCATCCTCTATCTTCTTCGCCATTCGGGATGCGATAGCGGCTGCCAGGAAAGAGGAGAACCTCAGCGAAGAATTTGCACTCACAAGTCCTGCTACTTCCGCTCGCATTCGTATGACTTGCCAGGATAAGATCACCGAATACTTCCGCAAACAGGACAATGAAACCAAGCACGTCATCCCGTGGAACGTAATGCCTTGATTTGGCGTCAGTGGCAGAGGGGTATGATCGAATGGTCcacattgtttttattgtaaaTTTGGAGTCCGTAAAGGGTTCATGCTTTGAGcacatttgaatttttcaattatttgttaatttttgcttcgtttcatcCAAAGTCGGATTTTAGCCAGGCgagattttgttttcggtactaattttgttttttttttagaaatagaaattaaCGAATCCCATGTTATACAATTAATATtgtaataaaaaatcaatataaaGCATACATACCACCTGTGATAGCCCTTTCGTACATCAGATGATCGGCTTCAGGGTTTCTGCTCCTGTTGGCTTGGTGATTTGTATACTTATTCGCTATCTGAAGTTTTGCGCAGGGCTTTGGCATGGAAGATTCGGAACTTTTAAACTTTTgtaaaaaatcattcatttgTTGTTGAATATCCAAGCGATCCGTAAGCTGGCTACATATGGTTCTGTTCGGAATGTGATTCAAATCAGGTAACATTACAAAGAGAAATAGAATAAGACTGTGATCAAACTTACTTTACAGCAATCAGCTCTTCCTTAATTGACTTGACGCAGCTGGCCGTGGATTGTTCTTCCGCGTGTTGCTTTTTATCAAGACTACACAAGTGCTCCATCAGTTTATCAAGTTTCTGTTCGACATTCGACACTTTTTCACTAACAATCTCCCAAGATTGCTGCGCACAGTCGTTGTTCACTTGGATTTCTGATCTGTTATGCGACAACATACTTCCACTATCGCGATGCGTATGAGTTGCAGCAGGCCTCGTTTGCGAATGCACTTCCGAACAACCGTCCATCGGTTTCTGTGGCTGTACAAATGCGGATAACATGATCGGTATCATGCTAGCTTGCCGAACATCCGATGAACAGTATTTAACACTCCGGTTGTTCTCCATCGCGATCGAACTGCCCTGGGATGGAACCACCGTTTTTCGATTCACAGATAAATTGTCCACGCTACCCCAGCGAGCACCACGTTGCACTCCGAGCATCGTTCCACTGTGTGGTGTTGGACCTCCCAAAAAACTGCTAGAGGGTTTCTTGATAACACTGAACGTATTGTTTCGCGATAAGATTCTAGCAGCTGATGGTGCAGGTTTAGCAGACTCGCTGGCTCCAGTTACACGGTGTCCTGGCAAAACTGATGATTTGTACCCAGTGCGCTCTCCAGAAGTTTTCGTTACAGGACCCTGTAGACGTCTCATCGTGACGAAAAGCAATTTCAGATTGACACGAACAAGCTCTTTCACTTCTCGTCTTCGACGATTGCTTTAATGAAACGTTGAATCCAATTTCTTCATCCGACTACTACGATTGCTTCCAGTATCAGATCTATTCTTTCAACGGTTGGCACGAAACTTTGTATCGAACCCAATTGTATAAGTAATAAGTTCCTTTTTATATATTTCCCCATGTTTTGCAAACTTTGTTGTATGTCTTTGTTCGTTTGATCAACTGACTGTAATGtttaaaatcaatccaaatacTATTGAAGATGTGGTTTCCCTGTAACCAAGGTAATCGACAAACAAGCAATTATATTCTCCAACtatgggtttttggtttttatatGATTCTGATCCGTTTTACTTCAAACCAATATTTAACAACTCAACGCAATACGAAAGCATTCCACCTCACATTTTCTACTTAAATCAAGGGCCGTGTTCCTTACACGAGCGGATTTCTTCCTTCTCGATACTTGCTCGAGCTTTTACGTGTTCCAAGAGAATCCTGTGAACCGGAACTGAAACCTCCTAGTCGCACGATGATTGAATACAACACATATTCAAGCCGATATTCGTAGAGCGAGAATTAGCAGATGTGTTTGTGCATTTGCGATACCAGTATCGTATCGGGGTACATCATTCCAATAAATATGCAAAGAGAACGAAAGTGTACACATAAAAATGGTTATTCTATTTCACAGCGTTTCAAGAATGAACCACCCAGGGGGCGGTGACGACAGGCGTTCTAAAGATTCGTTGATTTGTTaaacatttttgaaatttgttaATGGATATTGCCCATGAGTAATGAGTGCCTGCGCTAGGCCGAATGCGATGTGAAAGATTGTCaaatgaaatggatgaaaCGAGGCACAGTAAGaacgaaaacggaagaaaattaTGTGAAAAAGCGAAACCCTTATTAATGCCAATCCGACtttcatttaataaattaatcaaagACCGCCACATAAACCCGATAGTTGAAAAGGCATGAGTATAGGTAAGTATtttaactgctgctgctgctgcaacaccgTCGTCTTGTGCCGTATAACCGACAGAAGCTTAAAGTATGATTGGAATTGGGTCAGAAATGAAAATTCTAAGCATAAATAAGAATGAGAAATTTCATGCAAGCACATGGTGCCCTTCAGGAGTTTGGTAATCGATGCGTTTACTTTTGCCAAGTGGGATGCTGCTTTTGTTTCCCAAAGCCCAATGATGATTGAGCATGATTGAAGATGATAACCCGGAGCGCCAgtaacacacatacaagctaTAAGCCCTGTTACAAGCGATGCTACCAACCATTGAATTCATCTTCCGAGTAATGATTGCTATTGGTACCTGCGTATTTTTTGTTCCTAGGATCCTGTATGGGTGGCGAAGTGCGAATACCGGTTGGTGTGTATCCTCTAGCGTAGCCCCCGTTGCCACTGTAGCGTCCGTCACGGtcacgatcgttcgctcgatctcgatctcgatcgcgcTCTTTGAAGTTCCGGTCCCGATCACGGTCGCGCTCACGTTCCCGGTCCGGATCATAATTCGAATGTCGTGAGTggtgcggtggcgatggtggtgggctaAAATCATTTTCTGTCTCGTACGTTGACATTACCGAGTAATCATATCGGCTATCCGGCGAGTATCGTCCTCGATCGGGACTGTAGCGATCACGTGCATCAATGATACTGTTAGGCGAGTACCGGTTCGGTGGAGGAGACATCAGCCTGCCCAGTGGCGGTGGCCTCATTTCACCTGGCCCATGATGAGGCGGCATAAACGGGGGCAAGAACGGAGGTGGAGGTCCTGGCATGAACGGAGCCATGAAGGGTGGCGGAGGAAGAACACCCataagcggtggtggtgcattcggTGATTCTACCCGCATAGGCGATGGTGCAGTCATTCCTAGGTCCGTAGACATGTTCGGTAAGTTGATAACACCCTCTGgtgaaaacaaagaaaagagaaataaagcTACATTCCGGACCATAACGTGGGCAACGTTCGTACGTACCACTTCCAGCAGACACATCACCCAGTGCCGTCAGCTTGCGTCGCAGAGCACTTGATTCATTTCGGGATTCTTCTAATCTTCGCTCCGCTTGACGAGCAGTAAGCCATGCGTCATGTGAACGTGTTTCGAGCATAGTATACTGCGCCTTGTGAGCTGCCGCTTGTGCCTCGATCTCTGCACGAAGTTTATCATTCTGCGATCTGTACGAGGTAAGGGgtttttgaagaatgtttttaaattttctgtAGCATTTTACTCACTTTAGCTGTTGAGTTTCATCTTGCAGATGTCGAATCTTTTCTACGGTCGTTGTCGTTTCTCCCTGTTGCTGCATCCACATGGCTTCTTTCACGCTTAGTTCCCTGTGTTTGGAAGACATAAAGCATGAAACTGGGCTCGGTATTGGTTTCACTATTTATCTTACTTTTGCAGctgtgtttccttttccttgaAGTAAGAAGACAAAACCTCTAGCCTCGTTTCCGCCTCAAGCTTGTCTTTCTCCGCTTTTCCGTAATCCCTTTTAAGGCTCGAAATTTCTTCATTCACCATTTTGATATGGTCTTCCACAAGCTGCCGCGCTATCTATTGAAAGTATGGTCAGGTACGGTTAGTCACAATAACAACACGGAACGTATCGCATGCCGCCAGAATACTTACTATTTCACCCTGTAGTTTATCTTGCAACGATTTGTTATCCTTTGTCAAAAGAGCGATCTTGGCATTCAGTTCGACAGTGTCCATGAGACCAGCAACATTACCACCTACTCCATCTCCAGCAAATTTGGCGTCCTTCAAGCACTGTTCTAAAGCTTCACACTTTGCTTCAGATACTGCTAGTGCTTTGCGATGCTCTTCGCCTTTACTTTGTGCTACTTTCAGGTCCTTTGTTAACTTTTCGATTTCAGCGGTACTCTCATTTCTTAATCCTTCCACCTTCGACTGCAGTTCGGATTTCAAACGATCAACTTCCTCCGTCAACGTACGACAATCACTCGTTAATTGCATGCGCGCCTGCTGTAGTTCTTCAAGCCGCTCATTCGCCTTACTTGTTTGATTTGTGATCGCAATTTGTAGCTCACTGTTCTCGCGACTCTTCTCCGCCAGGGAAGCGTTCATGGAGAcaatcgtttgctgctgttcgttcaGCTGTCTTTGCAGTTCGTCTACACTTGTAGCGATGGTGTCGCTTCCATTTTGATTCAACAGTTCAGCTACCATTTTGTTCAGTTCCAGGCCTGCCTCGGCCGCATTTTCGAGCTCTTTCTCCAGGCCCGCTATTTGAGCTTGCAGTTCCTGCTTAACAACTTCTGCTTGCTCAAGTTCATCTTTTAGTGCGATCACCATATCGTTCGATCCGAAGGAGTTGTTTTCGATGCTAGTCAGTTTGTGCCGCGTATCGTGTAATTCAGCTTTAAGCAGGCCGTTCTCCTTATGTGCCGTCATGAGGTCACGTTCAATCATGTTCAGCTTATAGATTAGCGGTTTCTCACGTCGATTTTTGTTTATCATGTAGTGGCCCAGCGAAAAGACGAGCAACGTGAAGGACGTTATAGCTAGCAGCAAAATGAAATCGCTCATTTTGAGGGCTTCCCGTAAGAAAACCTCCACATAGTCTCCAATCGGTTCCCCGGCATGAACGCACTCATTGCTAGCTTGAGGCGGTGGAATTGGCACTTGAGTATCTTTCTCAACCTCCGGTGCCTCGACTATCGGTGATTGTGGAAGCACTTCTTCATGAGCACCGTTCGCATGTTGCCCTCCTCCGCTAACCGACGGACAGTTGGTTCCCTCAGCGTTACAGAAACCGGTCAAATCTGAGAaacagaaatgaaaacgataacggagttGTGCAAAATGAAAATACTCAAATGGGGATTAAAACTTACCTTTCTCATCGAGAGGATTTTCTGTGAGCGGAACGTTGTCCATATGATCGCCGGTATCGCTTTGTAAACCACCATTAGCTACGGCAGGGTCGAAAAAGAGACCATCGCCAGATTTTTGCTGTCCGCCGACCCCTACCGGATCagggaaatgcaaatgagTTTCATCGATCGTTTGAACTCCGATTGCATGTGTATTGTCTTTGTCCTGTTCGTACTGTGGAACGTTTTCAttgtgatggtgttgatgaggAAGGTGCGAATGATGATCATGGTcaccatggtgatgatgatgatgatggtggtgatggtgactaTGGGCaagtaaattacccaatcctcCGGAAAGAATACGATTAGGatgtgttggtttggtgtcCACCGATACAGTTTCCGTGACAGATTCACTTGAAGCTACCGAAGGAGACGGCGTTGTTGCTTCCGTGGCTACTTCTACCGTTATTGGGATATCAACCTCCATCGGAATTGGTGTAACGGTTGGAAGTATCGTGTTTGCTTCTGAAGCCACTTCCACCGGTACAGGAATTTCACTCTCGGCTGGAGGTGGTGTAACCGTTTCGTCTGCCAACAAAGTATGCGCTTCAGTAGTGACTTCAACCGGTACGTTCGAATTGTTATCGAATGTTTGAATTGGTTCAATCGTAGCTTCCTCTACCTTCGGTGAAGGAGGTCCTGAACCAGTCGTTATTCCGGACGAATTTGCATCACTCTTCGTATCCTCAGGAATCGGTGCCACAGTTGTAGCTTCTAATACGCTTTCGGTTGTTATTTGCAGAttgtctgctgctggaagtTGTTCAATCGTCTCGTCGTTTGTTGAATTGTCCATAACCAACGCACTATCTATTTGTTTCTCGGCAAGTTTTTCATCTACAGCTAAAGGTTCCGAACTGTAAGATTCAGGTTGCTGAACGGGTTGGACCGTGGGTTGAATTTGATCCTGTTGGACGCTCGGTTGCTCTGGAACTTTATTGGCTActgcgatgggcaccgcactgtctgttccagcagcagcggaaacaGATGCGTCCCCACCAACTGCGGCGAAGGGACCTTCACCTTTTGATGAAACATTGGCCGAAATGCTACTATCATGGATTTCTTTGCTGTCTTCAGTTTGTTCATCATCGATATCACCGGGTtcttcatcatcggcatcgatttcctcctcatcatcatcctcctcttcttcatcatcttcattacTGTTTTCCAAAGCTTCATCCGCACCTACTGCAGCTTTTTCTGCTGTATGCAAATCGGCACCCTCCGTGGATGATGGCTGCGTGTGAGGTATGACTTCCAAACTAGGTGccggctcaaccggaacacccgTACCGTCAGGTACTTTCGTGGAACTTTCACTTATGCTTGCTGCATTTTCGATCGAAGGAACAGGGGCACCGGGAACATCCTGCGTCCCTCCGCTGGCAGCTGTTTGCTCCACTTTCGGCTCACTAGACGGCCCATCATCACTAACGGTAACTAGATCGGCAGATTTCACAAAGATTTGTGTTTCCTTTAAGAAGTATTTAGCTACGAGGCCTTCTTTTCCATTAGCTTTGCGCACTATGTAGTCATCATTCTTTCCGACATGTTTTGCCAAGATCTCCAGGATTTCATTCTGAACGAAGTTGACCTTTCCTTCTGCGGCTCCCATATACCGCATGGATGCCCTTCCCGTGGAAATAACACCTGCAAAACAGATCGGAAAGATGAGTTTGAGAGCctatggcaaaaaaaaatctacacgTTGATCAGCATGTATTTTTAGCCCAAAAGGGGTACGACTAGCGCCCGTTTGTTGCATCGTGCAATCAATCCCTGCACCCCCATCCGATTAATCACAAAGATAGCGATCATAGCGATATGCGGAAATGCGAAAAAACGATTgcttcgttttctgttttcacaGAATCTGGTTAAGGAGGGCAGGAGAACAATTGCTTCCTTCTTGCACGGGAACGGGGCACTTACTTTTGCACTCGGGATCGCCACATTTTTTCCCGAATGCTCCGATTACTGTGAATGCTAATCCTAGACAAAgaatatttacaaaacaagCACTAGCCGAGAGTTTCATGGTTTTCCGCTTTGCTTAAGCCACATCACTCCCGACGAAACAACTTTTTTCGGTGCGAATTCTCTGGAGGGTACGGCACTTGCACTTACGTGGAGCAAATCACTATGAGAACAATAAGCAAAGTTGCGAGAAGAAATGTCCGTTTGTGAGCAACACAGCATAAACCGTGAGCAACACAGCATAAACCGTGAGCAACATAACGGAGGGGGTCTATCAAAGGAGAGCCGAACGGCTCATGCAGTAAATTGCGGGATActgcgatcacgatcaccacgtGCGATTCAACGAGATTTAAAAGATTTTTGGAAGATTATTTAAGCCAAATAGAGATCTTGGAGACATGGGATGACACCGCTAATATTATCGCAATGCGACACTATTCAATAATGAGATGGTTTCCCTTGCTGCAATAGAAATATAAGGAGAATAGTAAGGAAATATGTAATtaaaacgaaaggaacgagAATGAATCATTGCAAAATGGAAGACAAAGAGGAGCGTACGGAAAATagatcaaaaggaaaaagaagaaagtaagAAATAAGATAAGATAAGTAGAGCAGAGCAAATCTGAAATGTATGCAGGAGATAGTGTGCAAAGATGGAGCAGGGTCAGTATCTTACTCGTCCTGtcgcaaaatggcaaaatggccTATAAACAAGAGCAAGATAGTTCCAAATAAAGACAACGACAccgaagagaaaagagagaagtgGCGCAAAAGAGGCTGTTCACGTGGAAGGATCACCCGAAAAGAACACGAGAAGCACAGACAAAGCGTGGCCCGCGTTCGTCTTTGAAGATTTGAAAGTGAAGCATTTCATCCTTGAGCCGCGAGGTGGAGGCGATTGGCTAATgcttaaacaaacaaaaagcaaaaaaaaatccgtccGATGTGTTGCCGATCGCAGCACGCGGTGAAGATCGTGCCGTGATCGCGCCCCATAGTCAGTGGATTGCACACGCGAACCCGCGCAGCTCGCCGAGCATATAGTATCTCGGTAGGTATCGCCGGTGTTGGACGTACTTTGTGACGccgctgtgtggtgtgtggaaAGTGTTCGCGAACTCGTCAGCTTCCAAACCGCGGTTCGTGGTGTAGTAGACTTTGGTTACCATGCAGCGGATGGGATGGGGTTAGGACTTTAGTTGGCTGGCCGAATCCTACGCCTTGGTTTCCAATGTGTCCCATTTGTTATCTATCGCCTTATCATAGTCAATCGATCCGATAGTGGGTAGATGAGTCAGTTACTGCAGCTACGGTATCAACTGCGacaaaccaaccaatcatCGCAGAATGGTTACATAAATGAATGATTTAGACACGATGACCACTTttacttctttcttctttttggttttgcacGTGCTTATTTTTGGCTACGAAACGTACGTTGCAGTCTAGTCAACAGAGATAGGCTTAGGAGGccatgaaaatgaaaatgcgcTAAACTGTGAGGGAGGTGGTCGACTCGGGTCGGTGCTCTCATATATAACTCTCCCGCCAACGTGTGTCCCATGATGATGTGTGCGCTTCGTTAACAGGTGGAGAAATGGGCGTCCCGCGTGTGTGGTAAACATATGTTCCGCTTCCTCGTGTGCGCCAGGCCAGTTCAATGTCAATGACGAGCAAGTTTAACGCTAATTGGCTATATCTTCGGTTTgccggtttgtgtttgtggacCGTTTTTCGTAATTTCCACAACGTGAAACAGCGCGTTTGCTCAGTCAGTTTAAAATCACCATTTTTTTAAGCAACTTTTGAAAAGAGGCAGAGTACCGCACGTTGCGTTAGCGTGTTACGCAAAGTTCACGCGGAACAACGGTCACTATGATTGGCGCGTGGCGCACGGTGGAAATGTTAGTTGTTCCATCTGATGCAAGCATTGTTTTATGCTTGCAGAACGTGCAAAGTAAGGTGGAAATGGCTCAACCTGATTCTCCGTTGTTTTCAAGGAGCAGTGTGCCACTGGCCCCTAGTAGGCCCTCCAAAGTGTGTTAGTGAACGTCGTGAGTCGCGTTGCCCTCATTCGATCGGGTAGAAGAAGATTGCCTTAAGCATAAACGGCTGCACTTAGATacggcggacgacgacgacaacgacggcggcgacgataGAAGGTTAATTCCAGCCGGGGACAAACGATCACAAGTGTTCGGTCGCGACTGGAAGTGTGAGAATAATAATAAGCCTTCCGCTGGGGTCCACTGATGCTGGAGCATTGCATTTCCGCTAGACTTAATTGAAACCTAACGCCGATTTGCTAAGGACGCTCGTAAAGGCACAAAAGCGATTATTAAAGGCTGTTAAGGATCAGTGA is a window of Anopheles aquasalis chromosome 2, idAnoAquaMG_Q_19, whole genome shotgun sequence DNA encoding:
- the LOC126571871 gene encoding transport and Golgi organization protein 1 isoform X1 is translated as MKLSASACFVNILCLGLAFTVIGAFGKKCGDPECKSVISTGRASMRYMGAAEGKVNFVQNEILEILAKHVGKNDDYIVRKANGKEGLVAKYFLKETQIFVKSADLVTVSDDGPSSEPKVEQTAASGGTQDVPGAPVPSIENAASISESSTKVPDGTGVPVEPAPSLEVIPHTQPSSTEGADLHTAEKAAVGADEALENSNEDDEEEEDDDEEEIDADDEEPGDIDDEQTEDSKEIHDSSISANVSSKGEGPFAAVGGDASVSAAAGTDSAVPIAVANKVPEQPSVQQDQIQPTVQPVQQPESYSSEPLAVDEKLAEKQIDSALVMDNSTNDETIEQLPAADNLQITTESVLEATTVAPIPEDTKSDANSSGITTGSGPPSPKVEEATIEPIQTFDNNSNVPVEVTTEAHTLLADETVTPPPAESEIPVPVEVASEANTILPTVTPIPMEVDIPITVEVATEATTPSPSVASSESVTETVSVDTKPTHPNRILSGGLGNLLAHSHHHHHHHHHHHGDHDHHSHLPHQHHHNENVPQYEQDKDNTHAIGVQTIDETHLHFPDPVGVGGQQKSGDGLFFDPAVANGGLQSDTGDHMDNVPLTENPLDEKDLTGFCNAEGTNCPSVSGGGQHANGAHEEVLPQSPIVEAPEVEKDTQVPIPPPQASNECVHAGEPIGDYVEVFLREALKMSDFILLLAITSFTLLVFSLGHYMINKNRREKPLIYKLNMIERDLMTAHKENGLLKAELHDTRHKLTSIENNSFGSNDMVIALKDELEQAEVVKQELQAQIAGLEKELENAAEAGLELNKMVAELLNQNGSDTIATSVDELQRQLNEQQQTIVSMNASLAEKSRENSELQIAITNQTSKANERLEELQQARMQLTSDCRTLTEEVDRLKSELQSKVEGLRNESTAEIEKLTKDLKVAQSKGEEHRKALAVSEAKCEALEQCLKDAKFAGDGVGGNVAGLMDTVELNAKIALLTKDNKSLQDKLQGEIIARQLVEDHIKMVNEEISSLKRDYGKAEKDKLEAETRLEVLSSYFKEKETQLQKELSVKEAMWMQQQGETTTTVEKIRHLQDETQQLKSQNDKLRAEIEAQAAAHKAQYTMLETRSHDAWLTARQAERRLEESRNESSALRRKLTALGDVSAGSEGVINLPNMSTDLGMTAPSPMRVESPNAPPPLMGVLPPPPFMAPFMPGPPPPFLPPFMPPHHGPGEMRPPPLGRLMSPPPNRYSPNSIIDARDRYSPDRGRYSPDSRYDYSVMSTYETENDFSPPPSPPHHSRHSNYDPDRERERDRDRDRNFKERDRDRDRANDRDRDGRYSGNGGYARGYTPTGIRTSPPIQDPRNKKYAGGFSSGSQDSLGTRKSSSKYREGRNPLV
- the LOC126571871 gene encoding uncharacterized protein LOC126571871 isoform X2; its protein translation is MKLSASACFVNILCLGLAFTVIGAFGKKCGDPECKSVISTGRASMRYMGAAEGKVNFVQNEILEILAKHVGKNDDYIVRKANGKEGLVAKYFLKETQIFVKSADLVTVSDDGPSSEPKVEQTAASGGTQDVPGAPVPSIENAASISESSTKVPDGTGVPVEPAPSLEVIPHTQPSSTEGADLHTAEKAAVGADEALENSNEDDEEEEDDDEEEIDADDEEPGDIDDEQTEDSKEIHDSSISANVSSKGEGPFAAVGGDASVSAAAGTDSAVPIAVANKVPEQPSVQQDQIQPTVQPVQQPESYSSEPLAVDEKLAEKQIDSALVMDNSTNDETIEQLPAADNLQITTESVLEATTVAPIPEDTKSDANSSGITTGSGPPSPKVEEATIEPIQTFDNNSNVPVEVTTEAHTLLADETVTPPPAESEIPVPVEVASEANTILPTVTPIPMEVDIPITVEVATEATTPSPSVASSESVTETVSVDTKPTHPNRILSGGLGVGGQQKSGDGLFFDPAVANGGLQSDTGDHMDNVPLTENPLDEKDLTGFCNAEGTNCPSVSGGGQHANGAHEEVLPQSPIVEAPEVEKDTQVPIPPPQASNECVHAGEPIGDYVEVFLREALKMSDFILLLAITSFTLLVFSLGHYMINKNRREKPLIYKLNMIERDLMTAHKENGLLKAELHDTRHKLTSIENNSFGSNDMVIALKDELEQAEVVKQELQAQIAGLEKELENAAEAGLELNKMVAELLNQNGSDTIATSVDELQRQLNEQQQTIVSMNASLAEKSRENSELQIAITNQTSKANERLEELQQARMQLTSDCRTLTEEVDRLKSELQSKVEGLRNESTAEIEKLTKDLKVAQSKGEEHRKALAVSEAKCEALEQCLKDAKFAGDGVGGNVAGLMDTVELNAKIALLTKDNKSLQDKLQGEIIARQLVEDHIKMVNEEISSLKRDYGKAEKDKLEAETRLEVLSSYFKEKETQLQKELSVKEAMWMQQQGETTTTVEKIRHLQDETQQLKSQNDKLRAEIEAQAAAHKAQYTMLETRSHDAWLTARQAERRLEESRNESSALRRKLTALGDVSAGSEGVINLPNMSTDLGMTAPSPMRVESPNAPPPLMGVLPPPPFMAPFMPGPPPPFLPPFMPPHHGPGEMRPPPLGRLMSPPPNRYSPNSIIDARDRYSPDRGRYSPDSRYDYSVMSTYETENDFSPPPSPPHHSRHSNYDPDRERERDRDRDRNFKERDRDRDRANDRDRDGRYSGNGGYARGYTPTGIRTSPPIQDPRNKKYAGGFSSGSQDSLGTRKSSSKYREGRNPLV